The Acinonyx jubatus isolate Ajub_Pintada_27869175 chromosome B3, VMU_Ajub_asm_v1.0, whole genome shotgun sequence genomic interval CTCCAAGTAATTGTGGTATGTAGCAACTAAGTAGTCAGAATTTGGAAGTCAAATTGATGTAAAAATCCATAGCCAAGTAAAAtggtctttttatttctgatgaatcattttaaaaaaggcCAATTTGCTTCTCTTGATTTACATACTATTTCTGAGTCTCTAGCTTTAGGGAATTacaataaagaattcaaaatctcTTAGCAATGATTTTGCTCAACCACTCTCCTTGCACTAAGgtttatgtaataaaaattctACATTTCCATACTGACTGATATTTCCAAAGCTCATCTCTCAACAAGGTAGAATGTAAGACCCAATTTGCTTTATCATACAACTAGCTTAGGCTTTATCACACTGAACAAAACTCTGTCAATCCCATCATCCTACGGTCACTTCCAGTCTGTCtattcatgcatgcattcattcaacaacaataaaattttgAACACTTGCCAGCCATTGTCAGGTACCAGAGGATACAGTAGTGAAGTGGATAAAATTCCTGTCtgcatggagcttacattccagctggggggaggggatggtgaGTTTCTCCTTAGATGTACCTTCTGTACAAAATTTTCCTCAGCCTATCCTAGTTTGGATCTTCTAATTACGAATTTTCCTCAAAACTTACTAGAGAAAGGGTAAATTTTGTCTCCTGCACATACCATATCTTGTCTTTTAAAGCTGAATCTGTGGCGATGGTGCTTGTCCATGATGCAGCTGTTAAGACTATACATTAGCTTCATGTTTACACCTTCTTTCTGAAATTCTTTGTGCAGTTGAGTGCCTTTTAGGGGTCTTGTCTCAAAAGGATGAGACTCCTTTTGTTTGCGGTTAGCTCTCATGATTAATGAGTGCTTTTCAGTGATTATGACATCAAAATAAACCCAGTGTCTCACTGACTGAAGATCAAAGCCTGCGCCTACAGATTCTCCTTAGTAGGATAACTGTAAAACCTAACAACGAACAGGGACAACAGTTTTGTAAAAGTCAAAGAACGTCACAACTAGATGAGACGTTAGAGATGCAGCCCCACCGCCTTTTAAAGATCATACgtctgagactcagagaggttgcCTAGGttgcctcaggtcacacagcccaACCGATGGATGTGGAATCAGTGACCAAATCCAAAGTACAATCACACTAGGACTCCTTCTCCTAAAATGTAACGTCTAAATCAGGTCCAGCCTTCTCACCGCTCCTACCCACCCTCCTTGACTGTATGAAATTCCTCAACGCTCTTTCTTGAAGAGCCAAGTCATTAAAACTTGAAGTTGGGGCATTCAACAAACAGGTGTCCAGACCACGGACACGGAGTCGGGGAATGTGGGTCTCCACAAGCCGGCCGAGAACTCTCCAGCTCCCGCTTATAAAGTTTTCTCGGATCGTACGTTCCTCTTTCAGATCCCTGGCTGCGAGGCCAAGATGCCCGCTGTGGCCTCCGACGAAGTTCGGAGATGCCATTTCCTCGCAGAAGCCCGGCCGGGGCGCGCCGGCCGCAGAGCCGGGCGTCCTCGGGCCTGGCGGGCGACAGGGGAGGCCAGGCGCGGGGCTGGGCGGGGCGGCCCCTCGGCGCGCGACTGCCCGCCCCGGCTGCGAGGACCGCGGGCTCGCGAGTCCCGGCGCGGAGCGAGAGGCGCGCGCGGGCCGTGGGGGCTGGGCCGAGGCGGAGCGCGAGACGGCGGTGGCGGCAGGCGCCGCGGGACCAGGCAGCGGCCCCCGCCCCCCGAAGTCCGTCCCCGCGCGGGGCTGGGGAGCTCAGGGCGGGGAAGCCGCGGGGCCGCGCCACGTCCCTCGCCCGCCCCAGAGCGGGTTTTGCAGGCGTCTCCAGGCTGGGGGCTTTTGTGTCTGCGACTCGGGAGCGGCGAGAGCGCAGACCTCCTCCTCAGAGGGCGCTGTGAGTGAGCCGCCAGGGCCCGGCCGcccgcctcctgcctcccctgtcAGCGGCtcccgaggcggcggcggcggcgaagaAGAAGGAgtgggaggaggcggcggcggcgcacTCGTCCTCCGCACATGCCGGCCCCGGGCGGGGGGCCGCCCCCAGGCCGCGCTCCCGGCCGCCGCCGCTGAGCCCCGCCAGCCCCCGCACGCCGCCCGGCCGCCCGGAGGCCTCGTCTTCCTCCCAAACTTTGCAAAGTCGGCCAGCGTCCCCGCCGCCCTCGGCCGCGCCTCGGCTCGGAGGCTCGCGTCTCAGCCGCAGCGGCCccgcgaggaggaggaggagccgcCGCCGCAGCATCAAAGAGACCGAATTCCCGCGGCCTGGGGGGGAGTCATGCTTTGCGGTCTGTAATGTCAGCAGAACAGGAGAAGGATCCCATTTCGCTGAAGAGAGTTCGAGGTAACCGGGAAGGGCGCGGGATTGGGGGAACCGGGGTGAGTGCGGTGCGCGGGGGCCGCGTGCCGGGCCGCTGGGAGGCCACGGGGCTCTGTCCGGGCCTAACTCCGCGCCGCCCGCGTCCCGCCTGAGCCCCGGGGCCGAGGCTGCGGTTCCGGGCGCTCAGCCCCCGCGCCCGCTCGCCCCTAGACACCCGCGCGGAGCCCTCGCCTCCTCGACTTTGTGTTAGGCGGCAGTTGAAGCCGCACTCAGCATCCCTCCGTACCCCGCTCTCCTACCTCAGCTCATTCGCAAGACAGCACAATAGGCACCTCGAAGGGTGAGAAAGAAACCACCCCCTGGCAGAGACCACGGACGATGCCCACCCCCCAAAAAGTAAGTTAGACTGCTCAAGAGTTGACGCTTTGAGGAAGGTGTACCGGGCCTTCGCGTCTCTCCCAgccccccttcccaccctcatAGGCAACAAA includes:
- the PYGO1 gene encoding pygopus homolog 1 isoform X2: MWVSTSRPRTLQLPLIKFSRIVRSSFRSLAARPRCPLWPPTKFGDAISSQKPGRGAPAAEPGVLGPGGRQGRPGAGLGGAAPRRATARPGCEDRGLASPGAEREARAGRGGWAEAERETAVAAGAAGPGSGPRPPKSVPARGWGAQGGEAAGPRHVPRPPQSGFCRRLQAGGFCVCDSGAARAQTSSSEGAVSEPPGPGRPPPASPVSGSRGGGGGEEEGVGGGGGGALVLRTCRPRAGGRPQAALPAAAAEPRQPPHAARPPGGLVFLPNFAKSASVPAALGRASARRLASQPQRPREEEEEPPPQHQRDRIPAAWGGVMLCGL